In Beutenbergia cavernae DSM 12333, the DNA window GGATGGTCATGGCGAGCCTCAAGCCCGAGGACGAGATCTTCTCCCAGCCGGCGGCGCTGCCCGGATCGCTCGACTGGGCGAACTACGTCGAGGGGTGGACCGGCACCGGCCGATCGTTCGGCGTCTACCTGCTCAACTCGGCCCTCGTGTCCACGCTGTCCGTGGTGGGCAACGTGCTCGCCTGCTCGATGGCCGCGTACGTGTTCGCTCGACTTGACTTCCCGTTCAGACGCACACTCTTCGCCGTCATGCTCGTGACCATCATGCTGCCGTTCCAGGTCACGCTCATTCCGCAATACACCCTGTTCCGCGAGCTCGGGTGGTTGGACACGTACCTGCCCCTCGTGGTCCCGAAGTTCCTCGCGGTCGATGCGTTCTTCATCTTCCTCATGGTCCAGTTCATTCGAGGTATTCCACGCGAGCTCGACGAGGCGGCCCGCATCGACGGATGCGGGCCGATTCGCACGTTCCGGCGAGTGATTTTTCCCTTGTTGACGCCCGCCCTCGTCACGACGGCGATCTTCACGTTCATCTGGACCTTCGACGACTTCTTCGGTCAGCTCGTGTACATCAGCTCCCCCAGTCTGTTCACGGTGCCTCTGGGCCTGCGGGTCTTCATCGACACGACGGGACAGTCAGCATACGGACCGATGCTCGCGATGGCGGTGCTCGCCCTCATTCCGGTCGTCGTGTTCTTCCTGTTCTTCCAGAAGCGACTGGTCTCCGGGTTGGCCACCTCGGGGCTCAAGGGGTAGCCGGACGAGCGTCCGTGCGGCGACGGATCGCCTCCGGCGGAGCCGTGCTCAGTGCCGAGAGGCGGTCGTTCACCTGCTGCGTTGTTGGTTCCTCCGGCGTGGCCTCGTCCTTGCGGCCCATGGTGCCCGCGCGGATGATGGACGTCATGTCACGGCGCAGTGTCGCGCGCGGCGGACTGCAGGAGCGGGTGCGCCGCGTGTGCGTGCGGGCGCAGGAGCCCCTCGAGCTGCTCGAGAATGTCGCTTCGGAGGTCCACGCCGAGATCCCCTACGACGCCTCGGGCTGGATGATCGTCGACCCCGACACGATGCTCATCACCGGGATCTACGCCGAGAACGTCGAGCGTGAGCGCAATCTCGCGCTGGTCGAGTGCGAGCTGGCCGAGGACGACGTGAACAAGTTCTGGGAGATCGCGAGTCGCGAGTCGCCCGCGGCATCCCTGAGCTCGTCGACCGACGGTGACCTGCGGCGCAGCGTCCGGTGGCGGCGATGCTACGAGCCCGCCGGATACGGCGACGAGCTGCGTGCGGTATTCGCCTCGGCCGGCGCGGTATGGGGCAACGTCTGCATCAGCCGCCTGTCGGAGCGACAGGACTTCTCGCCGGACGAGGTCGATGTGGTAGCCCGGCTTGCCCCGCACATCGGCTCCGGGATTCGGGCGTGCATCCTCCTGGCAGAGACGGCCGACAGGCATCGCCCGGCGGGCGGGGGGACCGAGTCACAGCCCGGGCTCATGGTTGTGGCCGACGACGGCAGCGTTGAATCGATGACGCCGGAGGCCGCTCGCTGGGTCGGCTCGGTCGAGGACGAGGCGCTCGACACGTCCATCGTTCTGCACGAGGTCGTCCACCGCGCCAGGGCGCTGGCGGACGATGGAGACGCCGGGCCGCCGGCGTGCGCCCATGTGCGGGCGCGCTCCGGTGAGTGGATCGTCGTCCGCGGCGCCCGGCTCGCCGACCGGCCGGCCGGGAGGGGAGGGACCGCCCTCGTCCTCGAGCCGGCCAGGAGGTCCGACATCGCACCGATGCTGCTCCGGCTTCACCAGCTCACGCGGCGGGAGCAGGAGGTCACCCAGCTGCTGCTGCTGGGGATGGCGACCGGGGAGATCGCGCACCGGCTGTGGATCACTCCGGAGACGCTGCGCGGTCACGTGAAGGCGGTCTTCGCGAAGCTCGGGGTCGGCAGTCGGCCCGAGCTCGCCGCGCTGCTGTCCGCGCAGCCGGTGGTACGCGTTCCCGCGGCTGTGAGGCGGTGACGCTCACGCCACCGGCCGATCGTGCTCCGGGTCCAGCGGCGCGGTCCGGCGCGGCGGGGCGGACGTGGTGCCCCGGGCGATTCCCCGTGCGACACGTCGCGCCATCCGGCCGACGTACCCGGTGAGCCCGGGTCGGTAGACGTAGCCCACGAATCGCAGGCCCGGCGCGACCTCGGCGCCGGTTCGGTCGAGTGGCATCCCGTCAGGGTCGAGGACCCCCAGATGGCCGACGAGGTCGTCCAGCCCCGTGCGGTAGCCGGTCGCCAGGACGACTGCGGACACCCGGTGGTGCGACCCATCCGCAAGCTGCGCGCCGTCGGGTGTCAGTGAGCGGACAGCAGGGACCACCCGGACAGCACCCTGGCGGATCGCCTCCAGCGCCTCGTCGTCGACGATCGCCGTGCCGACCCCGCGGCGGCGAAGCTGCGTCATGGGTCCCTCGTCCGGGAGGGGAAGCCCGTACGGTGCGAGGTCGCCGATGACCCGGCGCCGCATCGCGAGCAGCAGCCGGTCGACCGGGGCCGCAGGTAGATGGAGAAAGAGCGGGACGGGGAGGTCGCCGGGGAGCCCGCCCATCTCGCGCAGCAGGAGGTTCGGCGGCGTGCGCACCGAGAGGAGTACGGCGCCGGCACCGGCGTGTGCGAGCTCATACGCGATTTCCAAGCCCGTCGACCCGGTGCCGACGACGAGGACCGGTCGTTCGGTGAGCTCGGCGGCGTTCCGGTACGCAGACGAGTGCAGCACAGGTCCCTCGAAGGGTGGCGACGTCGCCCACGCCGGGATCGCCGGCACGTTGAAGACTCCTGTGGCGACGACCACCTGGCGAGCCCGCCGAGCACCGTCGCCGGTTTCGAGGACCCAGCCGCCGCCGTCGTCGGTGTCGATGCTGCTCACGAGGCACCCGGTCTCCACCCGGATCCCCGCCGCTGCGGCGTAGGTCCGCAGGTATTCGACGTACTGGTCCCGTGAGGGGAACTGGCCGAACGAGCGCGGGAACGGCCTCCCGGGGAGGGCTGAGTAGCGGCGGCTCGTGTTGAATCGCAGCCCGTCGTACCGCGCAGCCCAGGCGGCCCCGATCACCGGACCGCGCTCGAGGACCGTGACCGCGACCCCGCGAGCGGCGAGGTGCGCCGCCGTGGCCAGTCCCGCCGGTCCGCTGCCGATCACCATGACGGTGTCGGAGTCCACGTCGTGCCCGCTCACGGTCCCTCCCGGTGTCGTCGCATCCAGCACCGAGCGTCGCGCCGGTGCTCCGCCGTCACCACCCCCCGATCGGGGGGTCTTCGCGGCGAGCAGGGACGGCCGGCCGAGCGGTTGGGCTCGCTCCTAGCGTCCGCCTGGCCCGCCCGACGGCGGCTCGCCGCCGGGTCCGCCGCCGGCCGGGGCGCTACCGCCGGTCGGCTGCGTCGTCGTGTCGACGCCGACAGTGAGGGCGACCGCGTAGCCACCGCTCACGTCGCCGGTGACGCTCGCGAGCTGGCTCGAGCCGCCGTCGTCGCCGAACACGTTGTCGCTGGTGAGCGTGACCTGCGCCAGGTTCGCCACCGACCGGTCGTAGCCGCTGGTCGCGTAGACCGCCTCGCACACGTCCTGGGGGAGGGCCACCTGCGAGGTGGCGACGGCCGAGGCCGAGTCGGTGATGCTCGCCTGGTCGGGGTAGACCTCGAAGTGAATGTGCGGCCAGCGTCCGGAGTAGCAGGCGGGGAAGATGCTCGTGAACCGCACGACGCCGTCGTCGTCGGCGATCTGCACCCCGCGCAGGTAGTTCTCCCCGGTGATGCCGTCCGTGTACATCGAGTAGCCGCCTTCGCGTGTGCAGTGCCACACGTACACCGCCACGCCGGCGAACGGCACGCCGCCACCGGCCAGGTCGACGACCGTGAGCTGGAGGTCCATCGGCACGCCCTCGGCCGTGCCGCTCGCTGTCCCGAAGCTGGACCGGATGTCGCTGCGCACGATGCCGCTCTGCTCGAGGACGTCGGGGCCGTTGGAGCCGTCGCCGGGGTAGGGGCCGGCGGTCTCGTCCGGGACCTCGGTGAGGGTGGAGGAGGCGCTCGGCGACGGCGTCCCGGACGAGGTCGGCGAGGCGGGGCTCTCAGGGTCGACGCCGCACGCCGCGAGCCCGAGGCCAGCTGCTCCGACCCCGAGGATCGACAGCATGCCGCGCCGCGTCAGGAGCGTGCCGATGTCGAAGCCGAGCCCCTGATCGACGACCTCCTCGTCCGGTCTCGGAAGTCGTCGGCCCTCGAAGACGGGTTCGAGGTCGCGGTGCTCCTGCTGCATGGGTGTCCTCCCGGGCGTGCTCCAGATGTACGACGGGAGGTTCGCCGACGCCGCTGGGCGCCGGACGAACGAGCGCTGGACGTTTCCTGATCTCTACCGTGCCAGGGGCTCGTGATCGAGGGAAGTGCCCGCCGCAGGGAGATCTCGCTGCGACCAGGTGGCGTCGTCGATCAGGAGCGGATCGCTCACGGGCGGTGCCGGCAGAGCCACGCCGGCGCCGGGGCGCGACGGGACCTCCGCATCGCGGCGTCGTCCATGCCGGCGTTCGACGGCGCCGAGCACCCGGCCGTCGGCGTCGCCGTAGAAGTACCCGAGCCAGGCGACGGCGGTGGCCAGCGCCGCTGCACCGAGCGCGGGCCACCAGAGGGCGTGGACGGCGAACACCACCGCCCAGGTGAGCTGGTACGCCGCGAAGAATGCCTCGGCGAGGACGTACGGCGCGTGGATGCGCACCGGCGACCTGCGCGCGGTGGCCGGCCCGCCGGCCTCGCCGCCGACCGACGCCGTCTTCGGCGTCCGCTCGAACTCGCTGTGCAAGGGACCGAGCCAGCCCTCGACGAACGCGCTGAACTGGTGCGGGAGCATCGCCGTCGCGATGCCCGCGTACGGAACCGCCCGAGCGAGCCGCCGGACCACGGCCCGCGCGTGGGGCGTCCCGCCGTCGCCGTCGCGGGTCTCGACGGACGCGAGGACGGCGCACGTCACCAGCCACACCGTGGGCGGCAGCAGGTAGCCGATCACGCCGTGCGGAACGCCGAGGACGCCGACCCACAGGTCCAGGTGGATGAGGACGGGCAGCATCAGCACCCACGTCGCCCACGCGGGCCACTGCCACGGGATGAGCATGTGGTAGACGAGGTGGAGGTGCCGGGCGGGCGTCGTCCGGAACGTTGTGACCAACGTCCGGAGGTGGAGCCGCTGGACCTGCGCCCAGCCCTGGGTCCACCTCTTCTGCTGGGCCTTGTACGCCGTGAACGTGGCCGGCAGCTCCGCCGGAGCGACCACCTCCTTGACGAACGTCGTGCGGTACCCGGCGAAGAGGTGCCGGAAGCTCAGCTCGCAGTCCTCGACGAGACTCGCCGCGCGCCAGCCGCCGACCGCCTCGATGCTCGATGCGCGCCACACCCCCGCGGTCCCCGTGAAGTTGACGAACTGCCACCTGGCGGACCGCCACGACATCTGGAGCACGTGGTGGTCGTCGACCCACAGCGACTGCGCC includes these proteins:
- a CDS encoding intradiol ring-cleavage dioxygenase; translated protein: MQQEHRDLEPVFEGRRLPRPDEEVVDQGLGFDIGTLLTRRGMLSILGVGAAGLGLAACGVDPESPASPTSSGTPSPSASSTLTEVPDETAGPYPGDGSNGPDVLEQSGIVRSDIRSSFGTASGTAEGVPMDLQLTVVDLAGGGVPFAGVAVYVWHCTREGGYSMYTDGITGENYLRGVQIADDDGVVRFTSIFPACYSGRWPHIHFEVYPDQASITDSASAVATSQVALPQDVCEAVYATSGYDRSVANLAQVTLTSDNVFGDDGGSSQLASVTGDVSGGYAVALTVGVDTTTQPTGGSAPAGGGPGGEPPSGGPGGR
- a CDS encoding helix-turn-helix transcriptional regulator, with amino-acid sequence MSRRSVARGGLQERVRRVCVRAQEPLELLENVASEVHAEIPYDASGWMIVDPDTMLITGIYAENVERERNLALVECELAEDDVNKFWEIASRESPAASLSSSTDGDLRRSVRWRRCYEPAGYGDELRAVFASAGAVWGNVCISRLSERQDFSPDEVDVVARLAPHIGSGIRACILLAETADRHRPAGGGTESQPGLMVVADDGSVESMTPEAARWVGSVEDEALDTSIVLHEVVHRARALADDGDAGPPACAHVRARSGEWIVVRGARLADRPAGRGGTALVLEPARRSDIAPMLLRLHQLTRREQEVTQLLLLGMATGEIAHRLWITPETLRGHVKAVFAKLGVGSRPELAALLSAQPVVRVPAAVRR
- a CDS encoding carbohydrate ABC transporter permease; protein product: MTDASPLYRPTAWRWMRYVVLTAAALLLLYPVLWMVMASLKPEDEIFSQPAALPGSLDWANYVEGWTGTGRSFGVYLLNSALVSTLSVVGNVLACSMAAYVFARLDFPFRRTLFAVMLVTIMLPFQVTLIPQYTLFRELGWLDTYLPLVVPKFLAVDAFFIFLMVQFIRGIPRELDEAARIDGCGPIRTFRRVIFPLLTPALVTTAIFTFIWTFDDFFGQLVYISSPSLFTVPLGLRVFIDTTGQSAYGPMLAMAVLALIPVVVFFLFFQKRLVSGLATSGLKG
- a CDS encoding flavin-containing monooxygenase; this translates as MSGHDVDSDTVMVIGSGPAGLATAAHLAARGVAVTVLERGPVIGAAWAARYDGLRFNTSRRYSALPGRPFPRSFGQFPSRDQYVEYLRTYAAAAGIRVETGCLVSSIDTDDGGGWVLETGDGARRARQVVVATGVFNVPAIPAWATSPPFEGPVLHSSAYRNAAELTERPVLVVGTGSTGLEIAYELAHAGAGAVLLSVRTPPNLLLREMGGLPGDLPVPLFLHLPAAPVDRLLLAMRRRVIGDLAPYGLPLPDEGPMTQLRRRGVGTAIVDDEALEAIRQGAVRVVPAVRSLTPDGAQLADGSHHRVSAVVLATGYRTGLDDLVGHLGVLDPDGMPLDRTGAEVAPGLRFVGYVYRPGLTGYVGRMARRVARGIARGTTSAPPRRTAPLDPEHDRPVA
- a CDS encoding glycosyltransferase family 2 protein codes for the protein MTSTRSTRASDAPTARAGSGWRPPWWSVCLATGAVFLTASALALGGVLVAPEPGSAAWWALGTLGHLPFGVIVLFLAGGMVERLGYLRAGRAPRRAGRLPDLLPSVCVQLPMFNELAVARRAILAAAALDWPADRLEIQVLDDSTDPDARAVVDQACADVAASGVTCTVLRRAERHGYKAGALEEGRARTGAELLAIFDADFVPPGDFLRRTVEHFYRPSGEPDDGLALVQARWGHLNDDESALTRAQSLWVDDHHVLQMSWRSARWQFVNFTGTAGVWRASSIEAVGGWRAASLVEDCELSFRHLFAGYRTTFVKEVVAPAELPATFTAYKAQQKRWTQGWAQVQRLHLRTLVTTFRTTPARHLHLVYHMLIPWQWPAWATWVLMLPVLIHLDLWVGVLGVPHGVIGYLLPPTVWLVTCAVLASVETRDGDGGTPHARAVVRRLARAVPYAGIATAMLPHQFSAFVEGWLGPLHSEFERTPKTASVGGEAGGPATARRSPVRIHAPYVLAEAFFAAYQLTWAVVFAVHALWWPALGAAALATAVAWLGYFYGDADGRVLGAVERRHGRRRDAEVPSRPGAGVALPAPPVSDPLLIDDATWSQRDLPAAGTSLDHEPLAR